In the genome of Mauremys mutica isolate MM-2020 ecotype Southern chromosome 8, ASM2049712v1, whole genome shotgun sequence, one region contains:
- the BEND5 gene encoding BEN domain-containing protein 5 isoform X3 has translation MASTKKSNLPPMIDSRFTEKDLNDVFTFEFEKPKFGLLGKAKKKSATCKVEKEVNGELKPCSFKTSEASAVKSFNLWRHVKRNHPENYAALVTKKDQEDEAKQKADTAKRHSSGSLKTRGEKIFCGASSEKKPKIEQTKLDSYSKSSKVTVTMDANTFREGLMEMVCLSSTPLTTFRLKNKGFQKIAGEMGWQLGISTGHDAVRHLVVSTAESGREELKKALEQKLCYLKMDAATRGNRNFLAINAQYYEERKDKAVVKTLDIIDTEGRHNSLYVKSQVKAILEKFGISEMQVLSICVDNAANMTCAVKNFSEDDETISTSENRDVDRTEATLPDEGTKGMDEIELNIMDAAAQWVNDPSLILPTWLYEDDSKVRLMRSGIHTLQLAIWDGLNKEHAKKFLAKIRQVVVKLQTPSIQSVLLDLHGVTQSLDTVSCWGSTFAMIDRLLVFQSYCEQMAAAGTRELKLTKAEWDEVKNLRDILAKPNQTTMNLQAVDVTPGVLMKEWRKLSKFLQGNGGQIAEGILSSMQKHEEKLFDNIHFLAGVYVDPRYRILLTSREIPRAKEGLLDIARRLEKQNLLLHLNLAKEVEENETQQKESTIEFAVSESSHPSEIPGCSQTSVSTLNLFERPSLRRLQPSRGNGDNSSINSSEDDDFEKELEKQERRQLVSAIHNCNEALFERNFWEDCEAMESIGRLKVKSVFEAIPSYPHRIQAACRIASSMPTTQASVERLFSTLKFILNDLRQPMKDDLIAAIIFYRMNYE, from the coding sequence ATGGcttcaacaaaaaaatcaaatctgcCCCCCATGATTGATAGCCGATTTACGGAAAAGGATCTCAATGACGTCTTTACTTTTGAATTTGAAAAGCCCAAATTTGGGCTTTTGGGAAAAGCAAAGAAGAAATCGGCCACGTGCAAGGTGGAAAAGGAAGTGAATGGTGAGCTCAAACCATGTAGCTTCAAGACAAGTGAAGCAAGTGCCGTGAAAAGTTTCAACCTTTGGCGGCATGTAAAACGTAACCATCCTGAAAACTATGCAGCTCTGGTTACAAAAAAGGACCAGGAAGATGAGGCAAAACAGAAAGCTGACACAGCTAAACGACATTCATCTggctctttgaaaactcgtggagAAAAGATTTTTTGTGGAGCTTCATCTGAAAAGAAACCCAAAATTGAGCAAACAAAACTTGACTCGTATTCGAAGTCCTCAAAGGTTACAGTCACCATGGATGCcaatactttccgtgaagggcTGATGGAAATGGTTTGCTTGAGTTCAACACCGCTCACTACCTTCCGGCTAAAGAACAAAGGATTCCAAAAAATTGCAGGTGAAATGGGTTGGCAGCTTGGCATTTCGACGGGGCATGATGCGGTTCGTCATTTAGTTGTCAGCACAGCTGAGTCTGGTCGCGAAGAGCTCAAGAAAGCTTTGGAGCAAAAATTGTGCTACCTGAAAATGGATGCTGCAACCCGTGGAAACAGAAATTTCCTTGCAATCAACGCTCAGTACTATGAAGAAAGAAAAGATAAAGCTGTGGTAAAAACCTTGGACATAATCGACACTGAAGGGCGTCACAATTCTTTGTATGTCAAAAGTCAAGTAAAAGCTATTTTAGAAAAATTTGGGATCAGTGAAAtgcaagtgctgagcatctgTGTTGACAATGCAGCAAACATGACGTGTGCCGTCAAAAATTTCAGCGAGGATGATGAAACCATTTCTACCTCTGAGAACAGGGATGTGGACAGAACTGAAGCTACTTTGCCTGATGAAGGAACTAAAGGAATGGATGAAATCGAACTCAACATCATGGATGCTGCTGCACAATGGGTTAATGATCCTAGCCTCATACTTCCAACATGGCTTTATGAGGACGACTCAAAAGTCCGACTGATGAGGAGTGGTATTCACACTCTTCAGTTGGCAATCTGGGATGGACTGAACAAAGAACATGCGAAGAAATTTCTGGCAAAAATTCGACAAGTCGTTGTTAAACTACAAACCCCAAGTATTCAAAGTGTTCTGCTTGATCTACATGGGGTAACTCAATCATTGGATACTGTGAGTTGCTGGGGTTCAACATTTGCGATGATTGATCGGCTTCTCGTTTTTCAGTCTTACTGTGAACAAATGGCTGCTGCTGGAACAAGAGAACTCAAGTTAACAAAAGCTGAATGGGACGAAGTGAAGAACCTGCGAGACATCTTGGCAAAGCCAAACCAAACAACCATGAATCTTCAAGCTGTTGATGTAACCCCGGGAGTTTTAATGAAGGAATGGCGAAAACTGTCAAAATTCTTGCAAGGAAATGGTGGACAGATTGCAGAAGGAATTCTATCCTCCATGCAGAAACACGAAGAGAAGCTTTTTGACAATATTCATTTTCTTGCTGGAGTTTATGTTGACCCACGGTATCGGATTCTTCTTACCTCAAGGGAAATACCAAGGGCAAAGGAAGGCCTCCTTGATATTGCTCGACGACTTGAAAAACAAAATCTATTGCTACATTTGAACTTGGCGAAAGAGGTTGAAGAAAACGAAACACAACAAAAGGAGTCAACAATCGAATTTGCAGTTTCTGAAAGTTCACATCCTTCAGAAATACCAGGTTGTTCTCAAACTTCCGTCTCCACTCTGAACTTGTTTGAGCGTCCATCCCTGAGACGTCTTCAACCATCACGGGGGAATGGAGATAATTCAAGCATCAATTCTTCAGAAGATGATGACTTCGAAAAGGAATTGGAGAAACAAGAAAGACGCCAGCTAGTTTCTGCGATTCATAATTGTAATGAAGCATTATTCGAGAGAAACTTTTGGGAAGATTGTGAGGCGATGGAGTCTATTGGTAGGCTAAAAGTTAAGTCTGTTTTTGAGGCCATTCCCAGCTACCCACACCGCATTCAGGCTGCCTGTAGAATTGCTTCAAGCATGCCAACAACTCAAGCTAGTGTAGAGCGACTGTTTTCAACTTTAAAGTTCATTTTAAATGATTTGCGGCAGCCTATGAAAGATGACTTGATTGCTGCAATAATTTTTTACAGAATGAATTATGAATGA